Sequence from the Microbacterium sp. 1.5R genome:
GCAGCTGGCCGCCGCCGATGTCGCGATCGTCGACATCTCGGCGATGGTCTACGACCGCCTCGCAGTAGGCAAGCCGCTGATGATCACACGGCCGGCCGACGAGAGGGCATCGATCGACACCAACGGCTACCTGTCGGACTGTGAATGGCTCGACGCCGGCGCTGCGGGTGACATCGTCGCCGAGGTGGAACGCGTGCGTGCCGACGAGGTCGCCATCGCGAGGCTGCGCATGTGGGTGCAGCACTACTTCGGAGACACGACCCCCGGAGTGGCCACAGAGAAGTTCCACGCCGCGATCGCGCAGCTCATGCAGAAGTGGGATCGTTGGCAGGCGAACGAGATCGGGGCAGTGCGCACCGATGAGGACGATGACGACGAAGAGGCCGACGAAGAGGAGGTCTGACGTGGACCTTCCACTCACTGCCGCGGTCGCCTCATGTCTCGAGGTGCTGACCGAAGCAGGCTCGACGAACGACATCTTGAGCGAGCGAGCGCGCGATTCGCCGTCGACGCCGCACCTGTCCGTTGTCGTCACCGACAACCAGACGGCGGGGCGCGGCAGACTCGGCCGCTCCTGGACATCCGCGCCTGGCGCATCGCTCGCCGTCTCCGTGCTGCTGCGGAGGCTGCCCTCGGCGGCGGATTCGCGAGGCTGGATCCCGCTCGCGGCCGGAGTGGCGATGGCGGATGCGATCGCCGAACAGCTTCCCGACCACGACGTGGCGGTCAAATGGCCGAACGACATCTTGGTCGACGGTCGCAAGATCTGCGGAATCCTGGCGCAGGCGACTCAGGATGCGGTCGTCGTCGGAACCGGTGTGAACACGGCGATGACACGGTCGGAGCTTCCGGTGCCGACCGCGACGTCCTTCGCGATCCTCGGCGTCGAGGCCGACGCCGACAGGCTTCTCGCCACCTACCTGCGCGCACTCGATCAGCTGGTCGCCGAGCTCGCCGGAGCGGGCGACGCCGTCTCGAGCGGTCTCCACGCCGCCGCGACCGAGCGGTGCGCCACGATCGGTCTCGACGTCAGGGTCTCCCTTCCCGGCGACTTCGTCCTCGTCGGAAGAGCCACCGGACTCGACGTGGACGGTCGGCTCGTCGTGCAGGCGGAGGGCGGCGACACGTCGATCTCTGCCGGAGATGTGGTGCACGTCCGTCCGGCGTGAGTCTGACACGCCCGGCGCGCGAGCGGCGATGTCGGCGGTTGCGGGCACAATGGAGGGGTGACTCAGCCCGTGACTCTCGGCGGAAGGCCGACGATGCCACCGCCGGGTGCGCCCGCGGAAGAGCTGCTCATCGCCCGGTTCCGCACTCACGCCCGGAGGCTCTTCTGGTCGGCGCTCGTGCTCATCGCCGTCTTCGGTGCGACGTCCTTCTTCTACGACAACCTCCCGGCGCCGTTCGAGAACTGGATGCTGCTGAGTGCAGCCGGAGCGATCGTCCTCCTGTTGGTCGTCGTGCCCTGGGTCATCTGGTACTCGCGCTCCGTGACTCTCACCACGCGGAGGGTCATCGTCAATCACGGTGTCGGCGCCCGCAACAGGCGGGAGATGTCGCACGCTCGGGGATACACGATCGGCGTCCGCCGCGGCATGATCCAGCGGATGTGGGGCGTCGGAACGATCACGCTCTCGAACGGGGTCGATGCGCCGTTGCGTCTGCCCAATGTTCCGAACGTGACGCTCGTGCACGAGACACTGGCCGATCAGATCGAGGTGAGCCAGATTCTGGCGCACCGCGATGCGCAGTCAGGTCACGACGGCACTGCCGGATTCTGAGCGCGGTACCGCGTCGGCGGGTCGGGCGGGACGCGTGAACGGCGCTCGCGCTGATGCGCGAGAATGGTCAGGACGAAATGGAGGCGGCCCATGGCGCTGCGCGTTGGTGTGATCGGTGGAGGCCAGCTGGCTCGGATGATGATCGCTCCGGCGGTCGAACTCGGACTCGAGCTGAGGGTGCTCGCTGAGGACGAGGGGATGTCCGCGCAGCTCGCCGCGACGGCGGTCGGCGACTACCACGACCTCGAGGTCGTCCGCGCGTTCGTCCGCGACGTGGACGTCGTCACCTTCGACCACGAGCACGTGCCGCAGGAGGTGCTGCGGGCACTGGTCGCCGACGGGGTCGCCGTGCACCCGGGGCCGGACGCCCTGCAGTTCGCCCAGGACAAGCTCCTGATGAGGGCGAGGCTCGAAGAGCTCGGGGTTCCTCAGCCGGACTGGGCGCCGGTGCGCGACTCCTCCGAGCTGCAGGCATTCCTCGACGAGCACGACGGGCAGGGTGTCGTGAAGACGCCCCGCGGCGGATACGACGGCAAGGGAGTCCGCGTGGTCCGAGAGGCCGGCGAGGCTCAGGACTGGTTCGACGGGCTCGCCGACGGCGAGGCGCTGCTGGTCGAGGAGCTGGTCGGATTCGTGCGCGAGCTCGCGCAGCAGGTGGCTCGTCGTCCGGGCGGCCAGATCGTCGCCTACCCGGTGGTCGAGACGGTGCAGCGCGGGGGCGTGTGCGCAGAGGTCATCGCGCCGGCGCCTCATGCGGCCGAGCGCCTCGTCCGGGTCGCCGAGGAGATCGGTCGATCGATCGCGGAAGGACTCGGGGTCACCGGGATGCTCGCGGTCGAGCTCTTCGAGACCGACGATGAGCGCATCCTCGTGAACGAACTCGCCATGCGTCCGCACAACAGCGGCCACTGGAGCCAGGACGGCGCAGTGACCGGGCAGTTCGAACAGCACCTGCGCGCTGTCGCGGACCTGCCCCTCGGCGACACCGCGCCTCACGCGGCGTGGTCCGTGATGGTGAACATCCTCGGAGGACCGCAGACCGGCACGCTCGGCGACCGTTTCGCCGGAGCCATGTCCGAGCATCCGTCGGCGAAGATCCACACCTACGGAAAGAGCCCGCGACCGGGTCGCAAGGTCGGGCACGTCAATGTGACGGGCGACGACCTCGACGACGCGGTGTACGTCGCGCGCGCCGCGGCGGCGCACTTCGACTGAGCGTGCGGTCAGGGGTGTGCCGTTCGGGGTTTCTCCCAGCACCAGACCGTAGCCTGAGTGGGTGACTGAGCCACTGCACTCCTCCACCGCGCCCCTCGTCGGCGTCGTCATGGGTTCCGACTCCGACTGGCGCGTGATGAGCGACGCCTCTCAGTCGCTGAGCGACTTCGCTATCCCGCACGAGGTGGAGGTCGTCTCGGCGCACCGCACCCCCGACAAGCTCATGCAGTACGCGCGGGAAGCGCGCGGTCGCGGCATCCGTGTGATCATCGCAGGTGCCGGCGGGGCCGCTCATCTTCCCGGGATGCTGGCCTCGATGACCGCGTTGCCGGTCATCGGAGTCCCCGTTCCGCTCGCGTACCTCGACGGGATGGACTCGCTTCTCTCCATCGTGCAGATGCCCGCCGGAATCCCGGTCGCGACGGTGTCGATAGCGGGAGCGCGCAACGCGGGCATCCTCGCGGCGCGGATCCTCGGCACCTCGGACGATGACCTCGCGGATCGTGTCGAGGCCTACGCGCTCGACCTCGAAGCGCAGGTCGAGGAGAAGAACGATCGGCTGAAGGGGTCCCTGTGACCCTTGCGCCGCCGCGAGGTACGGCGCGACCGCTGATCGAGAGCCGCCCGATCCGGCATCCGAACACCGCAGATGCGGGGATGATGACCAAACGCGGGTGGTGGCTGGTGCTGCTCAACCTGCTGGTGCCCGGTTCGGCCCAGGTTCTCGCCGGCAATCGCAGGCTCGGACGCTTCGGTCTCGGGGCGACGCTGACCGCATGGCTGCTCGTGATCGTGGGCGCAGGGCTGGCGCTGTTCGCTCGTCCTGTGCTGCTGTGGCTCACGGTCGGCGGAGGCTGGTTCTCCGCGGTCATCCTGACTCTCGTCCAGGTGCTGCTGATCGCCTACCTCGTGCTGTGGGTGGTGCTCACCTTCGATGTGCTGCGGCTCGTCCGACTGGTCAGGGTCCCGGGCCCGTCCAAGTTCGCGATCCCACTCGTCGCCCTGCTTCTGCTCGGTCTCGTCGGAACCGGAACGGCATACGCGGCGTCGTACGTCGGCACAGCCCGGGGAACGATCAGTACGATCTTCGGACAGAGCGGGCCCAGCCTGCCGCCGAGCGAGGGGTATTACAACATCCTGCTGCTCGGAGCGGACAGCGGCGAGGGCCGAGACTCGATGAGGTTCGACAGCATCTCGGTGGTCTCGGTGAACGCGACCACTGGCGCCGTGACGATCACCGGGATCCCGCGCGAGCTGCCCAATGCACCCTTCAGCGAGGGAAGCCCGATGCAGGCTCTGTATCCGAACGGCTTCGAGGGTCACAGCTCCAGCGCGTGCGGCTGGAACGGCTGGATGAACCACGTGCGCAATGCCGCAGAGATCTGCCGTGACGACAACGGCACCGGCCTGTACCCGGACGCCGCATCGCACGGTTCCGATCCCGGCATCGAGGCGACCAAGGATGCGGCGGAGGGCGTTCTCGGCATCGAGATCCCGTACTACGTCTTCGTCGACATGCACGGCTTCGCGGCGCTCGTCGACGCGCTCGGCGGTGTGGACATCACTGTGACGGAGCGGCTGCCCAAGGGTGGCCCACCCGAGGGCACCGACCCGTATGACGTCGACGCATGGGCGATCGGGTGGATCGAGGTCGGCGAGCAGCACATGGACGGTGACACGGCGCAGTGGTATGCGCGATCGCGGTACACGACGAGCGACTGGGATCGGATGAAGCGCCAGCGCGAACTGCAGGAGGCGATCCTCGCGCAGTTCACCCCGCAGACGGTGCTCACGCGCTTCAACGAGGTGGCCGCCGCGGGTACCGCGCTG
This genomic interval carries:
- a CDS encoding biotin--[acetyl-CoA-carboxylase] ligase, producing the protein MDLPLTAAVASCLEVLTEAGSTNDILSERARDSPSTPHLSVVVTDNQTAGRGRLGRSWTSAPGASLAVSVLLRRLPSAADSRGWIPLAAGVAMADAIAEQLPDHDVAVKWPNDILVDGRKICGILAQATQDAVVVGTGVNTAMTRSELPVPTATSFAILGVEADADRLLATYLRALDQLVAELAGAGDAVSSGLHAAATERCATIGLDVRVSLPGDFVLVGRATGLDVDGRLVVQAEGGDTSISAGDVVHVRPA
- a CDS encoding PH domain-containing protein, with the protein product MTQPVTLGGRPTMPPPGAPAEELLIARFRTHARRLFWSALVLIAVFGATSFFYDNLPAPFENWMLLSAAGAIVLLLVVVPWVIWYSRSVTLTTRRVIVNHGVGARNRREMSHARGYTIGVRRGMIQRMWGVGTITLSNGVDAPLRLPNVPNVTLVHETLADQIEVSQILAHRDAQSGHDGTAGF
- a CDS encoding 5-(carboxyamino)imidazole ribonucleotide synthase; translation: MALRVGVIGGGQLARMMIAPAVELGLELRVLAEDEGMSAQLAATAVGDYHDLEVVRAFVRDVDVVTFDHEHVPQEVLRALVADGVAVHPGPDALQFAQDKLLMRARLEELGVPQPDWAPVRDSSELQAFLDEHDGQGVVKTPRGGYDGKGVRVVREAGEAQDWFDGLADGEALLVEELVGFVRELAQQVARRPGGQIVAYPVVETVQRGGVCAEVIAPAPHAAERLVRVAEEIGRSIAEGLGVTGMLAVELFETDDERILVNELAMRPHNSGHWSQDGAVTGQFEQHLRAVADLPLGDTAPHAAWSVMVNILGGPQTGTLGDRFAGAMSEHPSAKIHTYGKSPRPGRKVGHVNVTGDDLDDAVYVARAAAAHFD
- the purE gene encoding 5-(carboxyamino)imidazole ribonucleotide mutase, giving the protein MGSDSDWRVMSDASQSLSDFAIPHEVEVVSAHRTPDKLMQYAREARGRGIRVIIAGAGGAAHLPGMLASMTALPVIGVPVPLAYLDGMDSLLSIVQMPAGIPVATVSIAGARNAGILAARILGTSDDDLADRVEAYALDLEAQVEEKNDRLKGSL
- a CDS encoding LCP family glycopolymer transferase, translating into MMTKRGWWLVLLNLLVPGSAQVLAGNRRLGRFGLGATLTAWLLVIVGAGLALFARPVLLWLTVGGGWFSAVILTLVQVLLIAYLVLWVVLTFDVLRLVRLVRVPGPSKFAIPLVALLLLGLVGTGTAYAASYVGTARGTISTIFGQSGPSLPPSEGYYNILLLGADSGEGRDSMRFDSISVVSVNATTGAVTITGIPRELPNAPFSEGSPMQALYPNGFEGHSSSACGWNGWMNHVRNAAEICRDDNGTGLYPDAASHGSDPGIEATKDAAEGVLGIEIPYYVFVDMHGFAALVDALGGVDITVTERLPKGGPPEGTDPYDVDAWAIGWIEVGEQHMDGDTAQWYARSRYTTSDWDRMKRQRELQEAILAQFTPQTVLTRFNEVAAAGTALISTDLPQDKLPEFFDLMTKAREQTVATTELTPDNGVDEHTPDYGYIHELVRQTLHPPTETPTPTP